In Longimicrobium sp., a single genomic region encodes these proteins:
- a CDS encoding FdhF/YdeP family oxidoreductase encodes MSRQASNDPVPPFVRTAEKPAGGLSSVLSSVRQLAREKSLVQGSKALRVVNQMDGFDCPGCAWPEPKDYRSTFEFCENGAKAVAAEATSRRADPGFFARHTVDELLAQSDFWLEQQGRLSHPVIRRAGSDRFEAIGWDEAFARAGGVLRGLASPSQAAFYTSGRTSNEAAFLYQLFGRMYGTNNFPDCSNLCHESSGVGLRKTLGVGKGTVQLEDFEKADAIFVIGQNPGTNHPRMLSTLQAARRRGAEIVAINPLRERGLEEFIHPQEVAASLVGHGTKMTTLYLQPLPGSDVAVLKGMMKWVMEAEKSAPGRVVDHGFIRAHATGYEELVADLEATPWLAIEEQTGLARAQLKAAADIYIRSRATIVTWAMGLTQHDNAVDNIIAISNLLLLRGNVGRPGAGAAPIRGHSNVQGDRTVGIDHAPGAPLLDALEREFGFAVPRERGLDVVETIHAMSEGRIRFFMSMGGNFFSASPDHGMLERAMRTPDLSVYVLTRLNRGALVHGREAMIWPCLGRTERDLQAGGEQFVTVEDSMSVVHSSRGTNRPASPHLKSEPAIVAGLAKAALPAGEGVDWDALVADYDRIRDRIERVIPGFQDFNRRVREPGGFVLRNTAAHREWKTETGRAQLEVVPLPGIRLGEGELRLFTIRSHDQFNTTIYGLDDRYRGIKGARRVVLMNAADMAERGIAPGDEVDIRSHWKDGVERLAPRFKAVAYDVPRGACAAYFPEANVLIPLGKTAKGSNQPSAKLIPVTIALATSPVRVEGKDERLVEMELPSAPSPERAPAAAGVG; translated from the coding sequence ATGTCCAGGCAAGCCTCGAACGACCCGGTGCCCCCGTTCGTCCGCACGGCCGAGAAGCCGGCGGGCGGATTGTCGTCCGTGCTGAGCAGCGTGCGGCAGCTGGCGCGCGAGAAGTCGCTGGTGCAGGGCTCCAAGGCGCTGCGCGTGGTGAACCAGATGGACGGGTTCGACTGCCCCGGGTGCGCCTGGCCCGAGCCGAAGGACTACCGCTCCACCTTCGAATTCTGCGAGAACGGCGCGAAGGCCGTGGCCGCCGAGGCCACCTCGCGCCGCGCCGATCCCGGCTTCTTCGCCCGGCACACGGTGGACGAGCTGCTGGCGCAGAGCGACTTCTGGCTGGAGCAGCAGGGGCGCCTCAGCCACCCCGTGATCCGCCGCGCGGGGAGCGACCGCTTCGAGGCCATCGGCTGGGACGAGGCGTTCGCGCGCGCCGGCGGGGTGCTGCGCGGCCTCGCATCTCCTAGCCAGGCGGCGTTCTACACCTCGGGGCGCACGAGCAACGAGGCGGCGTTCCTGTACCAGCTGTTCGGGCGGATGTATGGCACCAACAACTTCCCGGACTGCTCCAACCTCTGCCACGAAAGCAGCGGCGTGGGGCTGCGGAAGACGCTGGGCGTGGGCAAGGGAACGGTGCAGCTGGAGGACTTCGAGAAGGCCGACGCCATCTTCGTCATCGGCCAGAACCCGGGGACCAACCACCCGCGCATGCTCAGCACGCTGCAGGCGGCGCGGCGGCGCGGGGCTGAGATCGTGGCCATCAACCCGCTGCGCGAGCGCGGGCTGGAGGAGTTCATCCACCCGCAGGAGGTGGCCGCCAGCCTGGTGGGGCACGGGACGAAGATGACCACGCTCTACCTGCAGCCGCTTCCCGGGAGCGACGTGGCGGTGCTGAAGGGGATGATGAAGTGGGTGATGGAGGCGGAGAAGAGCGCCCCCGGCCGCGTGGTGGACCACGGCTTCATCCGCGCGCACGCCACCGGGTACGAGGAGCTGGTGGCCGATCTCGAGGCCACGCCGTGGCTGGCGATCGAGGAGCAGACCGGGCTGGCGCGCGCGCAGCTGAAGGCCGCGGCGGACATCTACATCCGCTCGCGCGCGACCATCGTCACCTGGGCGATGGGGCTCACGCAGCACGACAACGCGGTCGACAACATCATCGCCATCTCCAACCTGCTGCTGCTGCGCGGCAACGTGGGGCGCCCGGGTGCCGGCGCCGCGCCCATCCGCGGCCACAGCAACGTGCAGGGCGACCGCACCGTGGGGATCGACCACGCGCCGGGTGCGCCGCTGCTGGACGCGCTGGAGCGCGAGTTCGGCTTCGCGGTGCCGCGCGAGCGGGGACTGGACGTCGTCGAGACGATCCACGCGATGTCGGAGGGCAGGATCCGCTTCTTCATGTCGATGGGCGGCAACTTCTTCTCCGCCAGTCCCGACCACGGAATGCTGGAGCGGGCGATGCGCACGCCCGACCTCTCCGTCTACGTGCTCACCCGGCTGAACCGCGGCGCGCTGGTCCACGGCCGCGAGGCCATGATCTGGCCGTGCCTGGGCCGCACCGAGCGCGACCTGCAGGCGGGCGGCGAGCAGTTCGTCACGGTAGAAGATTCGATGTCCGTCGTCCACTCGTCGCGGGGGACGAACCGCCCCGCGTCGCCCCACCTGAAGAGCGAGCCGGCGATCGTGGCGGGGCTGGCGAAGGCGGCGCTGCCCGCTGGAGAGGGCGTGGACTGGGACGCGCTGGTGGCAGACTACGACCGCATCCGCGACCGCATCGAGCGGGTGATCCCCGGATTCCAGGACTTCAACCGCCGCGTGCGCGAGCCCGGCGGCTTCGTCCTGCGCAACACCGCCGCGCACCGCGAGTGGAAGACGGAAACCGGCCGCGCGCAGCTCGAGGTCGTCCCGCTGCCCGGGATCCGGCTGGGCGAGGGCGAGCTGCGGCTCTTCACCATCCGCTCGCACGACCAGTTCAACACCACCATCTACGGGCTGGACGACCGCTACCGCGGCATCAAGGGCGCGCGGCGCGTGGTGCTGATGAACGCGGCCGACATGGCCGAGCGCGGCATCGCCCCCGGCGACGAGGTGGACATCCGCTCGCACTGGAAGGACGGCGTGGAGCGCCTGGCGCCGCGCTTCAAGGCCGTCGCCTACGACGTGCCGCGCGGGGCGTGCGCCGCGTACTTCCCCGAAGCCAACGTGCTGATCCCGCTGGGGAAGACGGCGAAGGGGAGCAACCAGCCCTCCGCCAAGCTCATCCCCGTCACCATCGCGCTGGCGACCAGTCCCGTCCGCGTGGAGGGCAAGGACGAACGGCTGGTGGAGATGGAGCTGCCGTCCGCGCCCTCGCCGGAGCGCGCGCCCGCCGCCGCGGGGGTGGGATGA
- the fdhD gene encoding formate dehydrogenase accessory sulfurtransferase FdhD has translation MTRKASTVRRRVEQVSVGDDGAARRARTDLLATEEPLEIRVAVASDLRGARLDDAATPVSVTMRTPGADFELAAGFLYTEGLIASADAISSIRYCTDGAQQYNVVSVILAAGTRWDPASLQRNFYQTSSCGVCGKASIEAVMGPACARVESGLVVAPDVVTRLPDALRAAQAVFERTGGLHAAGLFTADGELVRAREDVGRHNAMDKLVGASLLERELPWGERIVMVSGRLSFELVQKAARAGAAVLAGVSAPSSLAVELAEQAGITLCGFVRGGRFNVYAGAHRIAQTVHT, from the coding sequence ATGACGCGCAAGGCGAGCACCGTCCGCCGCCGCGTGGAGCAGGTGTCCGTCGGGGACGACGGCGCCGCCCGCCGCGCGCGCACCGACCTGCTCGCCACCGAGGAGCCGCTGGAGATCCGCGTCGCCGTGGCATCCGATCTCCGCGGCGCGCGGCTGGACGACGCGGCGACGCCCGTCTCCGTCACGATGCGGACGCCGGGCGCGGACTTCGAGCTGGCCGCCGGGTTCCTCTACACCGAGGGGCTGATCGCCTCGGCCGACGCCATCTCCTCCATCCGCTACTGCACGGACGGCGCGCAGCAGTACAACGTCGTCAGCGTCATCCTGGCGGCGGGGACACGGTGGGACCCGGCCAGCCTGCAGCGCAACTTCTACCAGACCTCCAGCTGCGGCGTCTGCGGCAAGGCGTCCATCGAGGCGGTGATGGGGCCCGCCTGCGCGCGCGTCGAGTCCGGTCTCGTCGTCGCGCCCGATGTCGTCACCCGTCTCCCGGACGCTTTGCGCGCCGCGCAGGCGGTGTTCGAGCGCACCGGCGGGCTGCACGCGGCCGGCCTCTTCACCGCCGACGGCGAGCTGGTGCGCGCGCGGGAGGACGTGGGCCGCCACAACGCCATGGACAAGCTGGTGGGCGCGTCGCTGCTGGAGCGCGAGCTGCCGTGGGGCGAGCGGATCGTGATGGTGAGCGGGCGCCTGAGCTTCGAGCTGGTGCAGAAGGCGGCGCGCGCCGGCGCCGCGGTGCTGGCCGGCGTCTCGGCGCCCAGCAGCCTGGCCGTGGAGCTGGCCGAGCAGGCCGGCATCACCCTCTGCGGCTTCGTCCGCGGCGGGCGCTTCAACGTCTACGCGGGCGCCCACCGCATCGCACAGACCGTCCACACCTGA
- a CDS encoding AMIN-like domain-containing (lipo)protein, with product MLISALSLAAACGDQGGELKDATDRRRAEMANGDTTKEGAERDTGYSIPTFVGDTPAVSAAAAAKAKTDSVAKDSAKTAAVASAGDWTSGARDVQRPNVVATLRGLRVAQQNGFDRLVLDFGTGPASGWHVEYADGPVAQCGSGRVVRVAGDARLVVRLRTAQAHDDAGAPTVRQRDIPLTLPVMKQLVMTCDFEGDVEIVLGLDTRQPYRVMELQTPNRLVIDIKQP from the coding sequence ATGCTCATCTCCGCCCTGTCGCTGGCCGCGGCGTGCGGCGACCAGGGCGGCGAGCTGAAGGACGCCACCGACCGCCGCCGCGCCGAGATGGCGAACGGCGACACCACGAAGGAAGGCGCCGAGCGCGACACCGGCTACTCCATCCCCACCTTCGTCGGCGACACCCCCGCCGTCTCCGCGGCGGCGGCGGCGAAGGCGAAGACCGACAGCGTGGCGAAGGACTCGGCGAAGACCGCCGCGGTCGCATCGGCGGGGGATTGGACGTCCGGCGCGCGCGACGTCCAGCGCCCGAACGTGGTCGCCACGCTGCGGGGCTTGCGGGTGGCGCAGCAGAACGGCTTCGACCGGCTGGTGCTGGATTTCGGCACGGGGCCGGCGTCCGGGTGGCACGTGGAGTACGCGGATGGGCCGGTCGCGCAGTGCGGCTCGGGGCGGGTGGTGCGGGTCGCGGGAGATGCGCGGCTGGTGGTGCGCCTCCGCACCGCGCAGGCGCACGACGACGCGGGCGCGCCCACCGTCCGCCAGCGCGACATCCCCCTCACGCTGCCGGTGATGAAGCAGCTGGTGATGACCTGCGACTTCGAGGGCGACGTGGAGATCGTGCTGGGCCTCGACACCCGCCAGCCCTACCGCGTGATGGAGCTCCAGACCCCCAACCGCCTCGTCATCGACATCAAGCAGCCGTGA
- a CDS encoding glycine betaine ABC transporter substrate-binding protein, which yields MAGLGAGPVAAQRSPSPAASRPVVVASKPFGESYLLAEMFAQVLEARGFRVDRRLGLGATEIAFGALRTGAIDVYPEYTGTGLTAILHDEPKGDARAVFGRVSREFEARWGVHWLPPLGFENTYAIAVRRETARRYGLRTLTDLARASPNLTAGFTPDFIGRPDGLPGLSRAYGLHPREVRSLVQAVKYRALAGGAVDVVDGYSTDGLLAKFDLVVLEDDKRFFPPYEAAAMVGARLWRQSPGAVAELARLSGRIDVVTMRELNRRVEVDGQPVARVAADALREMGMLRAASPSARATSSPAREGSLPAYLWARRGELGRETGRHLLLVLLSLIAAVAVAVPLGVMLERTRPGAAEGAIRGAGVLQTIPSIALLAFMIPLLGIGMAPALVALWLYSLYPILRNTYSGVRDADPAATEAARALGMSPGQVLRHVRLPLAAPSIMAGIRTAAVIDVGTATLAAFIGAGGLGDPIVAGLALTDTRMILSGAIPAALLALAVDAALALAERALRPRGVG from the coding sequence ATGGCTGGGCTCGGCGCTGGGCCTGTCGCCGCACAGCGATCCCCATCCCCCGCCGCATCCCGACCCGTCGTCGTCGCGTCCAAACCCTTCGGGGAGAGCTACCTGCTGGCGGAGATGTTCGCGCAGGTGCTGGAGGCGCGCGGGTTTCGCGTGGACCGGCGGCTGGGGCTGGGGGCGACGGAGATCGCGTTCGGGGCGCTGCGGACGGGGGCGATCGACGTCTACCCGGAGTACACGGGGACGGGGCTCACGGCCATCCTCCACGACGAGCCGAAGGGCGACGCGCGCGCGGTGTTCGGCCGCGTGTCGCGCGAGTTCGAGGCGCGCTGGGGGGTGCACTGGCTGCCGCCGCTCGGCTTCGAGAACACCTACGCCATCGCCGTGCGCAGGGAGACGGCGCGGCGGTACGGGCTGCGCACGCTGACGGACCTGGCGCGCGCGTCGCCGAACCTGACGGCGGGGTTCACGCCGGACTTCATCGGGCGGCCGGACGGGCTGCCGGGGCTGTCGCGCGCGTACGGCCTGCATCCGCGCGAGGTGCGCTCGCTGGTGCAGGCGGTGAAGTACCGGGCGCTGGCGGGCGGCGCGGTCGACGTGGTGGACGGCTACTCGACCGACGGGCTGCTGGCGAAGTTCGACCTGGTGGTGCTGGAGGACGACAAGCGCTTCTTCCCGCCGTACGAGGCGGCCGCGATGGTGGGCGCGCGGCTCTGGCGCCAGTCGCCGGGCGCCGTGGCCGAGCTGGCGCGCCTCAGCGGCCGCATCGACGTGGTGACGATGCGCGAGCTGAACCGCCGCGTGGAGGTGGACGGCCAGCCCGTCGCGAGGGTCGCCGCGGACGCGCTGCGGGAGATGGGAATGCTGCGCGCCGCCTCGCCGTCCGCGCGCGCGACGTCGTCACCGGCGCGCGAGGGCTCGCTCCCCGCGTACCTGTGGGCGCGGCGCGGCGAGCTGGGGCGCGAGACGGGGCGGCACCTGCTGCTGGTGCTCCTCTCCCTCATCGCCGCCGTGGCCGTCGCGGTGCCGCTGGGGGTGATGCTGGAGCGGACGCGGCCGGGCGCGGCGGAGGGGGCCATCCGCGGGGCGGGGGTGCTGCAGACCATCCCCAGCATCGCCCTGCTGGCGTTCATGATCCCGCTGCTGGGGATCGGGATGGCGCCGGCGCTGGTGGCGCTCTGGCTGTACTCGCTCTACCCCATCCTCCGCAACACCTACAGCGGCGTGCGCGACGCCGACCCCGCCGCCACCGAGGCCGCCCGCGCGCTGGGGATGAGCCCCGGCCAGGTGCTGCGCCACGTGCGGCTGCCGCTGGCCGCGCCGTCGATCATGGCCGGCATCCGCACCGCCGCGGTGATCGACGTGGGCACGGCCACGCTGGCGGCGTTCATCGGCGCGGGCGGGCTGGGCGACCCGATCGTGGCCGGGCTGGCGCTCACCGACACGCGCATGATCCTCTCCGGCGCCATCCCCGCCGCGCTGCTGGCGCTGGCGGTGGATGCGGCGCTGGCGCTGGCCGAGCGCGCGCTGCGGCCGCGGGGTGTGGGGTGA
- a CDS encoding ATP-binding cassette domain-containing protein, translating into MTDGRVVLDAREVRKRYGQAAALDGVSLEVRAGECVALVGESGSGKTTLLRCFNRMTEIDGGTVRVDGDDVAAIDPVELRRRVGYVPQEGGLLPHWTVLRNAALVPWLRGDAQAERRAAEALAWVGLPAERFGGRWPRELSGGQRQRVAIARALAASPSIVLLDEPFGALDAITRAELQTAFDALRRRLETTAVFVTHDLHEAALLADRIAVLRSGRIEQVAPPAELLAAPATEYVRDLLSRARMVAA; encoded by the coding sequence ATGACCGACGGACGGGTGGTGCTGGACGCGCGGGAGGTGCGGAAGCGCTACGGCCAGGCCGCGGCGCTGGACGGCGTGTCGCTGGAGGTGCGCGCGGGGGAGTGCGTGGCGCTGGTGGGCGAGAGCGGGTCGGGGAAGACCACGCTGCTGCGCTGCTTCAACCGCATGACCGAGATCGACGGCGGCACCGTGCGCGTGGACGGCGACGACGTGGCCGCCATCGACCCGGTGGAGCTGCGGCGGCGCGTGGGGTACGTGCCGCAGGAGGGCGGGCTGCTGCCGCACTGGACGGTGCTGCGCAACGCCGCGCTCGTCCCCTGGCTCCGCGGCGACGCGCAGGCGGAGCGGCGCGCGGCCGAGGCGCTGGCGTGGGTAGGGCTGCCGGCCGAGCGCTTCGGCGGGCGGTGGCCGCGCGAGCTGTCGGGCGGGCAGCGGCAGCGCGTGGCCATCGCGCGGGCGCTGGCGGCCAGCCCATCGATCGTGCTGCTGGACGAGCCGTTCGGCGCGCTGGACGCCATCACCCGCGCGGAGCTGCAGACGGCGTTCGACGCGCTCCGCCGCCGCCTGGAGACGACCGCCGTGTTCGTCACCCACGACCTGCACGAGGCCGCGCTCCTGGCCGACCGCATCGCCGTGCTGCGCAGCGGCCGCATCGAGCAGGTGGCGCCGCCCGCCGAGCTGCTCGCCGCGCCCGCGACGGAGTACGTGCGCGACCTGCTGTCGCGGGCGCGGATGGTGGCGGCGTGA
- the egtB gene encoding ergothioneine biosynthesis protein EgtB, with amino-acid sequence MTATSGLAPTPREIAELLLDARARTLLLVGSVPEAELMTQHNKLMSPIVWDLGHIAHFEELWLVRNLSGPVEFGEMPGMFNPFENPRSVRGQLRLPGLGDSLDNMAETRLRVLSHLENGGAPGGDDPLLRAGYVYRMVLQHEYQHNETILQALQLKEDPFYRAPRAIATPPGRPVASDADGMVRFPGGRVEIGTGDRSAAYDNERPRHAVDLRPFRIGAWAVTNGEYQRFIDDGGYDRPELWTEAGWKHRREAGLVAPQFWSRHDGVWMTRSMDREMEVDPARPVCHVCWYEADAYARWAGGRLPTEQEWEAAASWDPAAGRKRDYPWGDEPATAYLANVDQLSFEPGQVGGYPHNLSPIGAYGMIGDVWEWTSSDFAPYPGYETFPYKEYSEVFFGPDYKVLRGGSWATRPGAIRNTFRNWDYPIRRQIFSGFRIVRDD; translated from the coding sequence ATGACCGCCACCTCCGGCCTTGCGCCGACTCCGCGCGAGATCGCCGAGCTGCTGCTCGACGCGCGCGCCCGCACGCTCCTGCTGGTCGGCTCGGTCCCCGAGGCCGAGCTGATGACGCAGCACAACAAGCTCATGAGCCCCATCGTGTGGGACCTGGGGCACATCGCGCACTTCGAGGAGCTGTGGCTGGTGCGCAACCTCTCCGGCCCCGTGGAGTTCGGCGAGATGCCGGGGATGTTCAACCCCTTCGAGAACCCGCGCTCGGTGCGCGGCCAGCTGCGCCTTCCCGGGCTGGGCGATTCGCTCGACAACATGGCCGAGACGCGGCTGCGCGTCCTTTCCCACCTGGAGAACGGCGGCGCGCCCGGCGGCGACGACCCGCTGCTGCGCGCCGGCTACGTGTACCGGATGGTGCTCCAGCACGAGTACCAGCACAACGAAACCATCCTGCAGGCGCTGCAGCTGAAGGAAGATCCCTTCTACCGCGCCCCCCGCGCCATCGCCACGCCCCCCGGCCGCCCCGTCGCCTCCGACGCGGACGGGATGGTGCGCTTCCCCGGCGGCCGCGTGGAGATCGGCACCGGCGACCGCTCGGCAGCCTACGACAACGAGCGCCCGCGCCACGCGGTGGATCTCCGGCCCTTCCGCATCGGCGCGTGGGCGGTCACCAACGGCGAGTACCAGCGCTTCATCGACGACGGGGGATACGACCGCCCGGAGCTGTGGACCGAGGCCGGGTGGAAGCACCGCCGGGAGGCCGGACTGGTGGCCCCGCAGTTCTGGTCGCGGCACGACGGCGTGTGGATGACGCGCTCGATGGACCGGGAGATGGAGGTCGATCCCGCGCGCCCCGTCTGCCACGTCTGCTGGTACGAGGCCGATGCGTACGCCCGCTGGGCCGGCGGCCGTCTTCCGACGGAGCAGGAATGGGAGGCCGCGGCGTCGTGGGACCCGGCGGCGGGGCGGAAGCGCGACTATCCGTGGGGCGACGAGCCGGCGACCGCGTATCTGGCCAACGTCGACCAGCTCTCGTTCGAGCCGGGGCAGGTCGGCGGCTATCCGCACAACCTCTCCCCCATCGGCGCGTACGGAATGATCGGCGACGTGTGGGAGTGGACGTCCAGCGACTTCGCGCCCTATCCCGGCTACGAGACCTTCCCGTACAAGGAGTACAGCGAGGTCTTCTTCGGGCCCGACTACAAGGTGCTGCGCGGCGGCAGCTGGGCCACGCGCCCGGGCGCCATCCGCAACACCTTCCGCAACTGGGACTACCCCATCCGCCGGCAGATCTTCAGCGGCTTCAGGATCGTGCGCGATGACTGA
- the egtD gene encoding L-histidine N(alpha)-methyltransferase, giving the protein MTDTLQPAAAGMLAEIRDGLGRPQKELPPKYFYDERGSELFEEITRLPEYYLTRTEAALLRQWMPDWIWALQPKTLVELGAGSAEKTRIVLDAIRDAVGFAAYVPVDVSADFLESTAVRLSALYPTIDVVPVVADMTADFALPPELPHPVLHAFLGSTIGNFAPDEATALLARVRRRMHTGDAFLMGVDLRKDPRVIEAAYNDAAGVTAEFNRNMLRVVNTLAGADFDPAAYDHRAFYNPVDHRIEMHLVARAPQTVAVPGAGEFAIAAGETIRTEISCKHDRASIEAMLRGAGMRLVRWETDEDGLYAILLAAVE; this is encoded by the coding sequence ATGACTGACACGCTCCAGCCCGCCGCGGCGGGAATGCTGGCGGAGATCCGCGACGGCCTGGGCCGCCCGCAGAAGGAGCTGCCGCCCAAGTACTTCTACGACGAGCGCGGCTCGGAGCTGTTCGAGGAGATCACCCGCCTCCCCGAATACTACCTGACGCGCACCGAGGCGGCGCTGCTGCGGCAGTGGATGCCGGACTGGATCTGGGCGCTGCAGCCGAAGACGCTGGTGGAGCTGGGCGCCGGGAGCGCGGAGAAGACGCGCATCGTCCTCGACGCCATCCGCGACGCCGTGGGCTTCGCGGCGTACGTCCCCGTGGACGTGAGCGCCGACTTCCTGGAGTCGACCGCGGTCCGCCTCTCGGCGCTGTACCCGACCATCGACGTGGTTCCCGTCGTCGCGGACATGACGGCGGACTTCGCGCTCCCGCCCGAGCTGCCGCATCCCGTGCTCCACGCCTTTTTGGGGAGCACGATCGGCAACTTCGCGCCGGACGAGGCCACCGCGCTCCTCGCCCGCGTCCGCCGCCGCATGCACACCGGCGACGCCTTCCTGATGGGCGTCGATCTCCGCAAGGATCCGCGCGTGATCGAGGCGGCGTACAACGACGCGGCCGGGGTCACGGCCGAGTTCAACCGCAACATGCTGCGCGTGGTCAACACGCTCGCGGGCGCGGACTTCGACCCGGCCGCGTACGACCACCGCGCGTTCTACAACCCGGTGGACCACCGCATCGAGATGCACCTCGTCGCGCGCGCGCCGCAGACGGTCGCCGTCCCCGGCGCGGGCGAGTTCGCCATCGCCGCGGGCGAGACCATCCGCACCGAGATCTCGTGCAAGCACGACCGCGCCAGCATCGAGGCCATGCTGCGCGGCGCGGGAATGCGGCTGGTGCGCTGGGAGACGGACGAAGACGGCCTGTACGCCATCCTCCTTGCCGCCGTGGAGTGA
- a CDS encoding glutamate-cysteine ligase family protein, protein MLDPDALAADLRDNAFGQRRREPRPPTIGAEVELIPVDAETRAVVPIIADEGRSTLPFLRDFAGRWGWKETASVYGMPNWLLPDGGTITFEPGGQIELSAPPFRSASALLQSLRTVVRPLVRDAREEGIELLSVGVDPVNAVDDIALQLPGKRYVRLTRFLEECGGGGTRMMRQTASFQCNLDWGADAYARWRFLNALAPYAVAVFANSPVYRGEDTGERSFRARIWRELGGGRTGIFACGEDPVPEYLEFALGAPAILIPHEHEGWPSFGEWNARGAVGMEEWRTHLTTLFPDVRPKGFAEMRAADAVAPEWYAAPAAFFGGLVYHAPSFAAARELAGAPDPALLVRAGRAGLRDERIAATARDLFALALEGAEALGPAFLCPADLEEARAFFDTYTARALSPADDVRIPEPAAAD, encoded by the coding sequence ATGCTGGACCCTGACGCGCTCGCCGCGGACCTCCGCGACAACGCCTTCGGCCAACGCCGCCGGGAGCCGCGCCCACCCACCATCGGCGCGGAGGTGGAGCTCATTCCGGTGGACGCGGAGACGCGCGCCGTCGTCCCCATCATCGCGGACGAGGGGCGCTCGACGCTGCCGTTCCTGCGCGACTTCGCGGGGCGATGGGGATGGAAGGAGACGGCGTCCGTCTACGGAATGCCCAACTGGCTGCTGCCGGACGGCGGGACCATCACCTTCGAGCCCGGCGGGCAGATCGAGCTCTCCGCCCCGCCCTTCCGCTCCGCCTCGGCGCTGCTGCAGAGCCTGCGCACCGTCGTCCGCCCGCTGGTCCGCGACGCGCGCGAGGAGGGGATCGAGCTGCTGAGCGTGGGCGTGGACCCCGTGAACGCGGTGGACGACATCGCCCTGCAGCTTCCCGGCAAGCGCTACGTGCGGCTCACGCGCTTCCTGGAGGAGTGCGGCGGCGGCGGCACGCGGATGATGCGGCAGACGGCGTCGTTCCAGTGCAACCTGGACTGGGGCGCCGACGCGTACGCGCGGTGGCGCTTCCTGAACGCGCTGGCGCCGTACGCGGTGGCCGTCTTCGCCAACTCGCCCGTCTACCGCGGCGAGGACACGGGCGAGCGCAGCTTCCGCGCTCGCATCTGGCGCGAGCTGGGCGGCGGCCGCACGGGGATCTTCGCCTGCGGTGAGGATCCCGTCCCCGAGTACCTGGAGTTCGCGCTCGGCGCGCCGGCCATCCTCATCCCCCACGAGCACGAGGGGTGGCCCAGCTTCGGCGAGTGGAACGCGCGCGGGGCGGTGGGGATGGAGGAGTGGCGCACGCACCTGACCACGCTCTTCCCCGACGTGCGCCCCAAGGGCTTCGCGGAGATGCGCGCCGCGGACGCGGTGGCGCCGGAGTGGTACGCCGCGCCGGCCGCGTTCTTCGGCGGCCTGGTGTACCACGCGCCGTCGTTCGCCGCCGCGCGCGAGCTGGCGGGCGCGCCCGACCCCGCGCTGCTGGTGCGCGCCGGGCGGGCGGGGCTGCGCGACGAGCGCATCGCCGCCACCGCCCGCGACCTGTTCGCGCTGGCGCTGGAGGGCGCGGAGGCGCTCGGCCCCGCCTTCCTCTGCCCCGCCGACCTGGAGGAGGCGCGCGCCTTCTTCGACACCTACACCGCGCGCGCGTTGTCACCAGCCGACGACGTGCGCATCCCGGAGCCCGCGGCGGCGGACTGA
- a CDS encoding metal-dependent hydrolase, translated as MATLTWHGHSCFTLVTDEGKQILIDPWIDENPMSDIKTGDIEALDYILVSHGHSDHFADVVKLAKKTNATVISTFELVAFTQSQGAKNGHGMNIGGAYVFDFGRVKLTPALHTGSIDGDDGSHTTDPAGFLISLNGGQRIYHAGDTALIMDMQLLHGSVDVAILPIGDNFTMGPEDAARAVEMIEPEVVIPMHYNTFPVIEQNPEGFRTLVGDRAKVVILQPGESFTV; from the coding sequence ATGGCCACCCTCACTTGGCACGGGCACTCCTGCTTCACCCTCGTGACCGACGAAGGGAAGCAGATCCTGATCGATCCGTGGATCGACGAGAACCCGATGTCCGACATCAAGACCGGCGACATCGAGGCGCTGGACTACATCCTGGTGTCGCACGGGCACTCGGACCACTTCGCGGACGTGGTGAAGCTGGCGAAGAAGACCAACGCCACCGTCATCTCCACCTTCGAGCTCGTGGCCTTCACGCAGTCGCAGGGGGCGAAGAACGGCCACGGGATGAACATCGGCGGGGCGTACGTGTTCGACTTCGGGCGGGTGAAGCTGACGCCGGCGCTGCACACCGGGAGCATCGACGGCGACGACGGCTCGCACACCACCGACCCGGCCGGCTTCCTGATCTCGCTGAACGGCGGCCAGCGCATCTACCACGCGGGCGACACGGCGCTGATCATGGACATGCAGCTGCTGCACGGCTCGGTCGACGTGGCCATCCTCCCCATCGGCGACAACTTCACCATGGGCCCCGAGGACGCGGCGCGCGCGGTGGAGATGATCGAGCCGGAGGTCGTCATCCCCATGCACTACAACACCTTCCCGGTGATCGAGCAGAACCCCGAGGGCTTCCGCACCCTGGTCGGCGACCGCGCCAAGGTGGTGATCCTGCAGCCCGGCGAGTCGTTCACGGTCTGA